The following is a genomic window from Patescibacteria group bacterium.
TTATAAATTTTTTGCAAAAGCGCAACATTAAAATTCGCGGAATAAAAAAACAGGCTTAAAGCCTGTTTTTTGTTTAAAAATAAATTTTATTTTATCTCAAAACTTCCCAGCTCTTTCACTGTCTCGGAAATAAGATGGTCTTTCGCCCAACTTTTTTGGCTTTCATCTAAAATTTCGCCCAGCCCCTGAAGAATATTTTTAGAGCTGTAATTTTCAGAAATAAACTTTTTAATATATTTTAAAAACTCGTTTAAAGTTTTGTCTGTCCTTTCTTTAATTAATTCTTCATTAAGCGGATATCCTAACTTTAAAAAATGATGAACATCAAAAAGATCTCTAGACGCCAAGGTTCTGCGCTCGCTCAAAGCAACCAATTTATTGGAAAACATTGTTTTCTTATCGGCGATTTTTATCTTTACGCCTAAAAGCCAAACTGTTTTATAACTGTTATTTTTCCAAAGTCGCTTGTTAAACTCTACCTTTATATTGGGATAATTCGCCTCATAATCCAATAAGAAAAAAAGAGTAAATCTTTTGTCCCTAAATTCCTTAACCTCGCCATGTTTTTTAAAAATAATTTTTAAAATATCAATTTTCTCCTCGCTTAATTCTTTTAAAAGGTCAAAATCCAAATCAAGAGACATATGGGACAAATTATAAAACATCATCGCGGCTGTGCCGCCCTTAAAAACCACATTGCCATTCAAATGCTTGATGATGTCTATTAAAATTTCCGTTAGAACTCTTTTGTGCTTATCTAACTCAAAACTTTTTTTGGTCATAACTTTAAATCTTTTATCTTTTTTTGAACACTTAAAGGATAATTTTTGGCAAGCTGGTTTAAATAAGTTTTATTTATTTTTTCCCAGTCGTCTATATTGGCCACCGCGCCAAAATAAAATGAGTCAAGCAATGCTCTTTCCGGACTGGCAACGGATATGTTATTTTTAAAATCAACCCCATCTGAATTAAAAAACAATCCTTTTTTCATTGATTGATATTTATAAATTCTGCCTTCTATCTCTTTTTTATAATTTGAAAGAGAAATCGAGCACACTGTATCGCTTACTTGAAAACAGATGCCCCAAAAAAGCAAAGCGGAATTAAAGGAGATATACGATGGAGAGATGATTAAATTGGCTAATTCGTAAATGCTGTATTCTTTATTAAGCGCGTAATAACCTTTTTCTAATTTCAAAATTAAATTCTTAGCTACCATTCTTTTGGCGTAAATAATCGTATTCCTATAATTCTCGTCCCACAAGCTTTGCAAATCTTTAGCGCGAAACACCGTTTTTTTGCTTTCCATAAGAATTTTAAGTTTTTGAGTAATATTTGCCATATATTTAATACAAGTATACAAAATTGTATACTTCTATTATATAAAATAATAAAATTTTGTCAAGATATTTATTTTATCTGAAAAGTTCCCAGCTCTTTTTTTTCTTCAATTACATCAACAACGCTTCTGATATTGTCCAGGCTAATATGCCCTTTTTTAATATCAATTAATTTTGCTTGCAGAATAAATTTATCATTTAAAAATTTAGATGGAAATGAAAACCAATAATTAGTCCTAATCGTTTCATCTGTTTTCCATTCAGAAGTCGGATAAATTCCATAAGCCAAAGCATAAATTTTTTCCCAAACAATTTCGCCTTTGTTATTTAATATTTCTATTTGCAATTGGTAATTTCGTTCTATATTTTCTAAGACTTGCCATAAAAATGAGTAAAAAATAATTGATGAATTTTTAAATTCTTTTTTGTTATAGTCTAATAAGGCTATTTTTTTGTTATTAATAAAAACAGTATTTTTATAATTATCTTGCCTTAAATTTTCAATCTCAATTAATTTTTTATTGCTTTGATAATTTTTTTCAAATAAAACCAAACTGTCAACAACATCTACCACGCCATAATTTTCTAAATAAGCGCGCAAGCGATCATCGCCCGTCATATACTGCCCATTATATATTCCAATATTTTCTATTTGCAATTGATAAGTTATTAAATCAGAAAAATCTACTAAATAATAATCAATGTTATTAGGCAGTTTATAATCTTCTTGAGAAAATTGTTTTCTTCCTAAAAAAGCGTAATACAAAGAATAAATATTTTCGCGATCAGACAAGTTAGATATTAAATTATAAGTGGCAGCGACAGAAGAACCATTGGGTATTTTGTCAATAAACATTTTATTTAATTCTGTTTTTTCTCTTATTTGCTGGTTGCTGACTGCTTTTACTATTCCAATAATCGAACCCAAAGACAAATTAGCGTAAATTATGGAAACAACAAAAAAAATAATTAAAAAATTCTTTTCTTGAACAATTATTTTAAAAGCTCCTGAAAAATCAACCAATTTCCTCTTAATATCTGTTCTATTTTTTTCTAACAGTTTCCATTTTTCAAGTTTTTTATTTCTTTTTTCTAAAAAATTTCTAAATCCGTATATGGAAGCTATAATTAAAGCCGGCAAAAAAAGCAAAGCGTAATGAGTTTTAAGAATAAGATCGCCGCCGCCAGCCGAGCTTAAAAAAATCTGCGCGAAAATTCCAAGAGCCAACAACAAATATCTTTTCGCGAATAACGGTAAAAAAATAAATGCCAAAAAAAATCCAAAAAATGTTATTAAATTTCCAAAAGCAAACAGATGCAAAAAAACTTCAAAAGGGCTTTTGAAAAAATTTATTATTAATTCTAAAAAATTATTGTTGTTTCCAAGCCATTGATAATAAACTAAAAATTTATAAACAGAAGCTGGATTAAAATAAGCTATTATTTTGGCAGACGCGAAAAACCAAAATGTTGAAGCAAGAAACGGAACAACTATCCATTTTAAATTAATTTTAATTTTGTAAAAAAATTTCTGAAAAAATCCTTTTTCTAAAAAACATAAAAAACTAAACATAAAAACAACTAAACTAACATCCTCGCGAACCATTAAAGCTAAAAATAAAAAAATAATGAAAAATAAAAACTTTTTTTCTTGCCAAAAATAAAAAGCAAAAAGCAAGAAAAAAACAGAAAAACATAAAATATGAAAATCAAAAAGATTTATATTCCAAACTATTGGATTTAATAAAAAAACCGCTGATAAAACAAGCGCTATTGAAAATTTATCTTCTCGTTTTTTAAAAACATTTTTAGTAATTAAAAAAATAGGAAAAGCAGAAACAGCTAAAGCAAAACTTTGAACAAACAATAAAAAAACAGGCGACTTAAATAAGGCGTATAAAGGAGACAATAATAAAATAAACAAAGAAAAATGATCGCCTAAATATAAATGTGGATGAATGCTAAATTCAAAAAAACGAAATTCTGAAGTGTTAAAAAAAACCTGATTAAAAATCGCTAAATCAAGCCCATTATATAAAAAATTTTTATATTTCCAAAAACAAATTAAACTAAAAAACAAAGTATATAAAAAAATAAAAAACCATAACAGCCTAAAACTATTTTTGCCTTGATTTGCGTTAAAAAAATTTTTTAAATTATTGCCCATATTTACGCAAAAGCCCTCTGATTATAAAACCAGAGGGGAATGTTATTTAAAAATATAATTCAAAATGTTTAATCAATCGCCCCTAATGCTGTAAACACGAAGAATGTAATAGAAGCTGACAACAAAACTATTACCACGCCAATAGTCGCGTTCAAAAGTATTTTTTTTGCTGTCGCAATTTTTTGTTCATTCCCGCCTGAAAACATCCAATAATAACCGCCGTAAATTATTAACAAAATAAAAAGTATTCCTAAAAATCCAAGTATATAATTAATCACTAAAAGAATAAATAATTTTAAAGGCATTGGCTCGCCAGTGCTTGATCGCTCAAAACCATATTCTCCCATTAGATCAAAATAATGCCTGCCTTCGCTTCCAGAATCAAACAACGCCGCGTCCGCGATATTAACAATAAACAAATTGATCGCGAATATTAATAAAAAACAAAAAGCTATTTTTTTAAAATTAAACATAATTTAATATTCTGTTATGGTTGATAATTTTGACATCACAAACCACGCAACCATATATGAGCCAAAAATAATTACTACGCCGATAAGAGATCTTACTAAAATTTTTTTTGCTGTTCCAACTTGCTCTTCTTTCCCAGCGGCTGTCATCCACAAAAAACCGGCGTAAACAATAAGAATTACAAAAATAACAGCTAAAAATCCCAATAAAATATTTATAATTTTTGCCAAAGCAATAACTATACTGTCTTCATCAACATCACCGCTGTCAGAATAGCCGGCGCTGTCTCCTATTTGAGTTAATAGCTCGCCAAGGGTGCCGGCAAAAACAGAATTACAAAATAATAATGAAAAAACAAAAAAAATAATTACTAATATTTTGCTTGCTTTTTTAATCATACTTAATGTTCTTAAAATACAAAATAATATTATTCCCATGATTCCACTCTTTGGAAAAAATCAGGGAAAATTTTGAAACCTTAAATTTTGAATTTTGAATAAATTCTTTAATGACTTAATTTTGGATTAATCTATCTGACTGTCAAATTTTTAAATGGATTTTTTATTCTTTGTTTAAAAATTAAATCATTAAAAATTAGAAATTAAATCAAAATTCAAAATTAATAATTCAAAATTATTTATAGCCCTGTTATAAATCCTGTAGCGTCGCCAAGTTTCATAATAACAAACCAAGTAATCGCGTAAGCCAACATCACGATAACAATACCGATTGTAGAATTAACTATAGTCTGTTTTGCTTTTTCCACCTGTTGCTCATTGCCCTCAGCTGTCATCCATAAAAAACCGCCATACATTATTAAAATCAAAAAAACAATTCCGAGAAAAGTTAAAAATATTTTTATAAATCCTCCCAACTTATCAGCAAAATAAACATCTCCGTCTTCATTAACTGCTTCATAGCCAGCTCCGTCATCTCCTGTTCCGACTAAGTTTAATCTATCTAATATTTTTGTTGCTTGGATTGGCAATGCTATTAAGCAACATAATAATGATAAAACAGCAATTTGAAAAAATTTAGATTTTAAAAATATT
Proteins encoded in this region:
- a CDS encoding nucleotidyl transferase AbiEii/AbiGii toxin family protein: MTKKSFELDKHKRVLTEILIDIIKHLNGNVVFKGGTAAMMFYNLSHMSLDLDFDLLKELSEEKIDILKIIFKKHGEVKEFRDKRFTLFFLLDYEANYPNIKVEFNKRLWKNNSYKTVWLLGVKIKIADKKTMFSNKLVALSERRTLASRDLFDVHHFLKLGYPLNEELIKERTDKTLNEFLKYIKKFISENYSSKNILQGLGEILDESQKSWAKDHLISETVKELGSFEIK
- a CDS encoding DUF2079 domain-containing protein, which produces MGNNLKNFFNANQGKNSFRLLWFFIFLYTLFFSLICFWKYKNFLYNGLDLAIFNQVFFNTSEFRFFEFSIHPHLYLGDHFSLFILLLSPLYALFKSPVFLLFVQSFALAVSAFPIFLITKNVFKKREDKFSIALVLSAVFLLNPIVWNINLFDFHILCFSVFFLLFAFYFWQEKKFLFFIIFLFLALMVREDVSLVVFMFSFLCFLEKGFFQKFFYKIKINLKWIVVPFLASTFWFFASAKIIAYFNPASVYKFLVYYQWLGNNNNFLELIINFFKSPFEVFLHLFAFGNLITFFGFFLAFIFLPLFAKRYLLLALGIFAQIFLSSAGGGDLILKTHYALLFLPALIIASIYGFRNFLEKRNKKLEKWKLLEKNRTDIKRKLVDFSGAFKIIVQEKNFLIIFFVVSIIYANLSLGSIIGIVKAVSNQQIREKTELNKMFIDKIPNGSSVAATYNLISNLSDRENIYSLYYAFLGRKQFSQEDYKLPNNIDYYLVDFSDLITYQLQIENIGIYNGQYMTGDDRLRAYLENYGVVDVVDSLVLFEKNYQSNKKLIEIENLRQDNYKNTVFINNKKIALLDYNKKEFKNSSIIFYSFLWQVLENIERNYQLQIEILNNKGEIVWEKIYALAYGIYPTSEWKTDETIRTNYWFSFPSKFLNDKFILQAKLIDIKKGHISLDNIRSVVDVIEEKKELGTFQIK